The DNA sequence CTGCTATGCCTCATCCCGCAAAATTTCGCAGCGGTGGGGTCTGTGGGTGGGGAAATTTATGCGGGATCTCACGCCTCGTGTATGCTAGGGCTTGTATGTTGCCGAGCGAGGAACTGCTTGCCGAGCCCGCTCCACAAGCCCCTTGGCGATCTCTCTTGGGATACCTGACAAGCTGAACGGGGGCCGGATTATCCACTGGCCTGTGCGTTTGCCGAAATCTCCTCAACAAACTTGATTCAGCCCTGCGTGCGCCCAATCGCGAATCCCATTGCAGGGACGTGTGATCCCTGATAAATCCCCCTGCGCACAGGTTCCATCGCTGGGATTTTCAGGGATGAGGCAATGGATATGGAGGGAGGTGTTTGTTTCTGTCTTTCCAGTTTTTTCCCAATTCTGCATTCCAGAAAGGTATAAGCCGCGGCCTGTGTGATGGGCTTGGGATGCTGCCCTTTCGGACTTCTTTTTCTTCAAGGTGCCCACGAGGGGCACCTCTACGAAAAAGAATGGAAGGGAAGCGCTGTAGGCGCGACATATCACAGTCAAGGGTTTTCAACCCTTGACCTGCTGTGAGTGCTTCTTCCTGCATACCATAATTTCTATCCCATCGCATCATTCCAGAAAGGTATAAGCCGCGGACTGTGTGTGGGGACCTTATGTGGAATCTCCCTGCGCTTGAAACTTTCCCGACCCCACTTCTATGCCTCATCCCGCAAAATTTCGCAGCGGTGGGATCTGTGGGTGGGGAAATTTATGCGGGATCTCACGCCTCGTGTATGCTAGGGCTTGTATGTTGCCGAGAGAGGAACGGCTGAAAAGCTGAACGGGGGCCGGATTATCCACTGGCCAGTGCGCTTGCCGAAATCTCCTCGACAAACATGGTTCAGCCCTGCGTGCGCCCAATCACGAATCCCCATTACAGAGACGTGTGATCCCTGATAAATCTTCCTCACCCGCCATATCATCCTGAACGGTCATAGCCAAGGCCGCGAGCGATGGTGGCCGATTCAGGATCTTGCGGCAACCTTGACATTCATTCATGGCTAGATTCTGAATAAATCTCTTACCCGGAGGCCAATCCTTCAGATTTTTCAGAATGACACAAGGGGTTCTTCTTGTTATCCACCCCATCGCTTCATTCCAAGCAGGCATGTGCTGCGGCCTGTGTGTGGGCTTGGAATGCTGCCCTTTCGGGCTTCTTTTTCTTCAAGGTGCCCACGCGAGGGGGGGCACCTCTATGAAAAAGAATGAAATGGAAGCGCTGTAGGCGCGACATATCACAAGCAAGGGTTTTCAACCCTTGACCTGTGGCCTGGCGGCCCGGCCCGGCGACCCATTGGCCGAACGGAACCACGATGCCGAGCTCGCCGGGACACCCTATCCAGATCTCATCCCCCCAAACGCAGGGGCTCCAATTCCCTAAAATACCGGAAACCGTGACATTAGCTGGCATCGTAGATTCGGTAATTGTCAATGATTCCCACTCGGGAGTGTCCAGATTGGCTTCACATTCAGGTATAAATCAATCTATTCAATCCACATGATGTATTTCCTTGCCTCTGCCATTGTCTTGTATGTATCGCGCCAGATGTTCTTCACGGGACCGAGCTGGGAGGACCGCCAAAATCGTATCGAGGGCGAAAAGCCCGTCTATGCCAAAGCCAGCGGTTCGCTCAAGGAGCGCAATGAGTTGTACGCCAGCCTACTTAGGAAGGCGGGACTCAAGAAGATCCTCAAGGGATCGGATACGGAAATCACGCGAAATATGAAATTGTCCGCTGGAGCACTGTTTGCAGACAGCAAGCCTGCCTGGATAGACATTACATTGAAGATCGACCGGAAAAATAAGCGATTTCAGATCTTCCTGGCATTTGAGGATCGCAAGCCATTGAATGCCTGTTTCTTCTATTATTATGAGTACGAAGACCTCTGGATCAAGCGGGGAGGATTCAAGATCGATATGCCTGATTCTTGAGTCTTCTACTCGCCTTGCCAACAACCAAAAGGGTGCCCGCAGTCTCGCTACGGGCACCCTTAACTTCAAATAACTACAAGTAGCTACAAGAGAAAGTCCTGATTATTGAACGATCACCTTGAAGGTCTCGACTTTCTGGTCGGAGGTGGCATTGAGGATGTAGATCCCGGCAGCCAGATCAGCGACGTCAATGGTCATGCGATCCGCTCCACGGCGAACACGGCCTTCCAGCGCAATCTGCTGCCCAAGGGTGTTGACCAAGTTGAGGTCGGTCGTCTGGGCTTCTGAGCTGGTCAGCTCGATGACCGCATCTACTGGGTTAGCGCCCAATTCGATCCAGGCGGTTTCTTCGGCCAACTCATCGCTGGCTTGACGCCAAGCACCACCAGCAGGACGAAGCTTCCAGTACACAGTGGAGTAGTCTCCGTAGGTGGCGGCATCCAAGGCATTGGTATATGGCCAGCTCTTGTCATTTCTGCTCGCCAAGGCTGCATTTCCGGTATAGAAATCGTTCGGCAGCTGGTTGATTTCGCGGTAATTGGTTCCGCCCCAAAGCGTCATGGAAGGCACGTCCAACTCTTTGGTGAGAACATCGCGGAAAGGCCCCGGCGTGAATCCACAGCCAGAGTATTCTGCGCTCCATGCGAAAATGACCTGATCTTCCTTGTAGGTAACCACGGGTTTGCGGTTGCTGCAAGGCTCCAACATTGGGTTGACCTGATACAGGGGTTGTGGAACACCACCAATGAATGTGTGGCCAATGATAAAGCTACCTGCACCTCCTTGATCTTCAGCTACAACGGTGTAATCCATTGGGGACAAGAAAGGCGCGTTTTTGGCTGCAGCAATCCGTGGGAACTGATATTGACCGATCGGAGGATAGTTGAATCCAGCGATGTTCACAAGGGCACCCGCCTGCAATGCAGAATAATCGTACCACTCGATGATCAATTGTCCGCCTTGAACATAGGTCAGGAAGACTACTTTTCCATTGTCAGAAAGGGCAACATCTGGCTGGATACCAGGTCCTACCACCTGTAGAGGGGCGATGAAGGAAGATCCGCCACCGGGGGTGAAGGCTCCCAAGATGATCATGCCTCCTTTTTCATAAGCAAATGCCCCGTCACCCTTTTGGTTCATGTCCAAGTTAGGGTAGGTACCACCAGACAA is a window from the Pontibacter sp. G13 genome containing:
- a CDS encoding T9SS type A sorting domain-containing protein, which encodes MKKSPWILLMLLVFSAGLVQAQFVGPATQPDNPVVAPSLPAPSPNTSVALSSYDPGVHNYMILAYDDPGAPVHEVQWYNQSGAFLNSYVMPGADPDVGYYKNADLSCVISTDWSGGGVVLDVYYLNTIPSPHYVLGNTNPLSGGTYPNLDMNQKGDGAFAYEKGGMIILGAFTPGGGSSFIAPLQVVGPGIQPDVALSDNGKVVFLTYVQGGQLIIEWYDYSALQAGALVNIAGFNYPPIGQYQFPRIAAAKNAPFLSPMDYTVVAEDQGGAGSFIIGHTFIGGVPQPLYQVNPMLEPCSNRKPVVTYKEDQVIFAWSAEYSGCGFTPGPFRDVLTKELDVPSMTLWGGTNYREINQLPNDFYTGNAALASRNDKSWPYTNALDAATYGDYSTVYWKLRPAGGAWRQASDELAEETAWIELGANPVDAVIELTSSEAQTTDLNLVNTLGQQIALEGRVRRGADRMTIDVADLAAGIYILNATSDQKVETFKVIVQ